A region of the Nocardia asteroides genome:
ATCGCAACTGGCCGTCGCTGCAGCGGGAAGTGTCGTGGGTCAACACCGTGGCGGTCGCCATTACGGGCGGCCGAAGAGTACGAAGCCGACGCGTCCATGACTCAGATCAAGGCGGAGCACCACATGGCCAAGCGGACGGCAAGAGTGCTCCGGGAGGCCGGAGCGACGATCCGGCCCAGAGGTGGACGACAGCTATAGGTGACACCCGGCTCGAACTATCCACTACGCCACGACTGGTAGCTACTGACGAAAACAATCAAGGGGCTGCACGGCCTGCGCCGACTAAGCCAAAGCTCGAGGCGGCGTTCGAGGATGGCATTGGCGAATTCGATTGCCAGCCTGGCCTCTTCGCGGCTGGCGTGGTATACGTCGACCATGACAATGCGCGGTTAGGGTCCTCGGCGGCGCGGATGTTCCAGCACCCACACCGTCGTATCCACCGACCACACCGGGAACAGGTCCCTCGACAAGCGAATGACCGCGCGCATCGCGCCCCGGTCACCAACTCCTTGCGGACCGACTGTTCATGTTCATCCGATGACGCCGCCGCCGATACCGGCATCAGCACCGCTGCCCGCCCCTGCTCCGCTGTTGCTTTCAGCGCGGCCTCCAGCCAGGCGACGTTAGCGTGTGGCTCGCCACCAGCAGGCCAGCTCAGCCACCTGGACTGCGGCCTGGAGGACAACGCACGAAGCACCTCTGCCTGACCGATCCGCCCCGCCGAGTACCACCAGTACTCGATGACTCTCTTGCTCTCACCTCCGCATCGCGACCCGCCGATGGCCAGAGTCTGACAACCCCCTTGTTGCACCTCTAGTGGTTGGCCGCCTACGGTCGCAGGGGTCCGAGACGCGGTTCCCGGAGCGGAGGGGCAGTACACCATGTTCGTTGACGAGTTCGTCTCGCGCACGACTTGCCGACTTGGCCGACGTCAGGCGGCCGACGATTACCACGTGGTCGACCCGGCACGACGACTTCCCTCGGCCGGAACCCGGCTCTCGCCATGTGCGGCTCCCGGCAGCGATCAAATGGCTCGCAGGCGCCCGATCCCGGCCAAGGAACTCCAGGACGGCGAACCCGCCCGGTTCACCTACGGCGCCCGCGTCCTCGCCCGGGTCTCGACATCGAAACGAAGGAGCCGGAGCAGGCCACACCAACCGAGAGAGAAGACGGACGGGTGGTCGTCGATGAGCTCGTTGGCCCCCAAGCCGCCAGGATCCGGGGCAATGGATCACACGCGGACTATCTGGAGTACTTGTTGTGCTTGATTTTCCTGCTGCGTTTCGAGAGCCCCGCCAGCATTAGGGACAGAATATTCTACCGCGCTGGTAGCACGGGCGAGTTCCTGGAGAATCCCGAGCGCCTCACCCACGAGCTGATGCTCCAGCACGCAATCCCCGCCGGATTGGAAACGGCGTTCCGGCGCGTAGAACCTGCCAACATCGCTGACCTCGAACGGATAGTCGAGATCTGCTCGACCGTGGGCACCAACTCGTTCCGGTATCTGCTCGACCTGCTGTCACACGAGAGGAGCGCATCCGGCAGCGAGTTCTTCACCCCGCCCCGGATCGCTGCTCTTGCCGGAGCGTTGGCTGTCGGGCCAAGGGGCGAGCCGGGCAGTGTCTACGACCCCTACGTCCGCGGCGGCGAGCTAAGGGGTGAAACTAGCAGCAACGCACGCCAACCCCTATCGGAGGCCGACCGTCAGCGCGATCCTGCATCGGCACAATGTTCCGTTGCGTTCCTCGCTCCAACAGGGCCGGGCAGTGCAGGTCGCCAACCCTCGGTGGCTTTGTTCGCGAATTCGGACGGCACATGCTCACGAATTCCAGCGTCGATCGGACCGAACGATGCGCCCGGCTGTTCGCGAACGTCGACGGCACCCCAACGGCCCGAGGACGGCCGTTGGCTCGAAAACGATTGCAGCGCTGCATTATACGAGCAGGACGGATCAAGGCTTGGTGCTGTCGACATTCGTGGACATCGAACCCGCCAGTTGGGTGTCTCCGTCGGTGTTCGTGAACATGTGCCATCGCAGATGGCGGACAGAGCCACCTCGGCGACTTCAGATTAGAAACCCTCCAAGACCGTACGCCGCGGGATCAGCGCGCTACGTCAGCGACTGCAGGCCGCTGGCGAGGTCGGCGTTGATCAGCGCATCACGCTCATCAACGGTGAGCCACCGTGCCGTCGAGCTGCCGCCCGTCGGCCGCTCGACCCACAGCACATCGTCGACGGCTTCCGCGACTGCGTGCAGGTGGCTGATCACCATGACCATGCGGTCCTCACCGGTCTGAGCCCGCAAGACTTCGAGAGCCGAATGCAATGCCTCAGTGTCCAGCGTCGCGAAGCCCTCGTCGAGGAACAGAGACCCGAGTCGGGGCCCGCTGAGCGAATGCAGTTCGGCCAGGGCGAGAGCCAACGCCAACGAGGCCAGGAACTTCTCACCTCCAGACAGTCGATTGGCGCTGTGCGCTACTTGACTGCCGCGACTGACGATGTCGCAGTTGGGGGCGAAGCCGAACTGGTCCTCGGTCAGTTTCCCGAGCAGCGAACTGGCGATTCCGAGGAGCGTCTTGGTGTTCAGAGTGGTGAGGTGGCCCAGGAACTTTGCGTCAACCAATTCCTTCTTGAGTACTTCGAGGGCTGCGTGGCGAGCCTGGCCGGCGGCGATCGCGAAGTCGAGGTCGGCTGCCTGCTGTACCTGCGCTGTGGCCTCGCCTTGTGCCGCACGCAACCGTTCAGCATCCTTGCGTGCATTCGCCATCGCGACGATGAGCGGGCGAACAGCCTGGGACGTGGTCCAGTCGACCGTCTCCGCGATCTCGGGTATGTCGGGCAGTTTCTCCACCTCGACTTTGATACTGGCGATGGCGTTATTGGCTACAAGAGTGTGAGCAGCGCTCGCACCGGTCAGCTTCGAGTTGGCCGCAGCCGTCGCGTCGTTCAGTCTGTCGACGAACTCACGTGCGTCACCTATCCCGCGGCCCTTTGGGGCATCCGGAATTAGGCAGTCGCCATCCTCGAGATAGTCAACCGCGCGACCTAACGCTCTTGCCCAGTTGCCCAGCGCATTGCGCAGGTCCGACAGCGGATTGTCCAGAAGTTGGTTGGCTTCCTGGTCCAGTCGGCGCTGCTGGTTGAGCACATCAGCAGCCTCACGGCGTACCCGTTCGAGGGATTCGGTCAGACTCTCCATCTCAGCCTTCGAGGCGGCGACTGCTGCGGTTGCCTCGTGAACAGATTCAGCAGTGATGTCGATCACTTCGCTCGGCAGCATGTTGCGGGAACCGACGGGCAGGCCGTTGATCTCGGCTGCGGTCAGGGCGACCGCCGCGTTCTCACGGGCCTCCGCTTGTTGAACCTCGTCGACACGCGAAATATGGGCCTTCTGTCGGTCGACTAGCGCCTTGCGGTCGGCGTCGATGCCGATGGTGGCTTGTGACGCTCTGCCGCGCTGCAGGTTGACGTCGGCTGCGACCGCCGTCTCACATGTGGCGATCGCCTCGATAATTGGGTTTGTCGCAGTCTTGTCCGGTGCCGAGTCGCTGGGCAGAACGGCGAGTTGAAGAGCGGCAGTGAGCGTCGCCCAGGATGCGGCTGCGTCGAAGTGTCCACCGACTTCGCCGGCTGCGGCGGCGAACTCATTGAGCTGCGTGCACGACGCGTCGGCGGATCGTTGCGCTTCGAGCTCCGCGTCACGGTGCTTCTTCGCACTGATCGAGACTGTCCGTTCAGCGGATGCGACTGCGGCTTTGGCATCGGCGATGTCGTCGCTGATCTTCTCCCGCAGCGCCGTGGCCTTGCCGAGCGCCGTCTGGACCTTGCGGATCTCGTCCGAGGTCGCGGTCCCGCCCGCTTCGAAGGGATCCGGTACTTGCTGGTGGCAGACCGGGCAATCGTCTCCGGGATGGATGTCCGCGGCGATCAGTGCGGCCCGATTCTGCAGTTCCAGTGCACTTTTTCGCGCCTCCGCGAGGGTGACCGCGTCCTTGGCGGCCACGAGTTCCTGCGTGAGATCTGCGAACAGTTTATTGGCCCTTGCCAGTTCGTCGTTGGCTTCCTGCCGCGCATTGGTTGTTTCGGCGACATGGAAAGCCGCCTCGAGCGCCTCGCGGACTTTCATTCGGAGTTCGTTGGCGCGGCTGCGCACGTCGTCGCCGACTGCGGCGGCCGTGTCGGCGGCGTCGATGAGTGGCTGAGTCTTCTCGCTCCGCTTGTTCAATTCGGCTTCATCGGCAGCGATTTGGCTGGACTCCTCGGCCAGGCTCGTCGTGCGGTCGTCGAGGCTTCGCCGCTCCTGGCGATGGCCTTCAGCGCGCTCAACGAGGCGCGCCAAGATCCCTTCGGCGTTGCCCAACGAACTAAGGCCCTCACCTGCCTGTTCACGCAGTCGGATCTGATCGACCAGACTCTGCTCACGAGTGTCGATCTCGGCAGCGCTCTCGTCGAGCGATGCCCGTTGTTGCCCTATTCTCTCGGCGATCGGTCCGAGCTTGTCCAGGGTGGGGATCGCCTCGTGAACAATCCCTTCGGCGAGGTTGTCGGTGGCAGTCCGAGCCGCGATTGCTGCCGCACGAGCCGCCGAAACCGTCTCCTGCAGTGCGGATATCGTGCCGATGGTCGTGTCCAGTTGATCCGCCAATGCTTCAGCGACCGAGGCCTTCGAGCCGTATTCCGCTGCGGTCTGTGCCGGATCCGGCCACATGCCCTTGCGTTTCTCCGTCGCTGTTGCGAGAAGCTTTGCGAGGTCCGTCGCCCTGTCCCGGGCGGTTTCCTGGACCTTCACCAGCGATTCCGCCCCGAACAGCTCACGGAGGTGCCTCTTGCGCTCGCTCGCCTTCGAGGTCAAAAGCTGGTCGAACTTTCCTTGTGGCAGCAGTCCCACTCGAAGGAACGTGTCGTAGCCCAGCTGCAGGATGCCTTCGATGCGCTTGGTCACCGCCGTAGCGCCGTCGACTTCTTCGCCGGTATCGAGGTTCTTCAGGTGGTGTCGCCCGGCATTGGGATTGGTGGCATGAATTGTGCGGTGCACCCGCCAGCGGACGCCACCGTGGATGAAGGTGAGTTCCACGCTGCCGACGCTGGCCTTGTCGGCGATGAGAGGCTTCGTCTCTCGGCCGTCCCACGAACTCTTGTTGAACAGCGCGAAGGTGACCCCTTCGAGAATACTGCTCTTCCCGGCTCCAGTGTCACCAAGTACCGCGGTCAAGCCCTTGCCAGCGAAGTCGATGGTCGCGGATTCTGGGTAGCTGCGGAACCCTTTCATGGAGAGCGTGACCGGCTTCATCGCAGTGCCTCCGAATCTGTCGTGTGTCCGGTTGTCAGGACGCCGGCGCGGTCGATGTTCTCTGGGGTATGGCCGTCTATCGCGGCAGCCAGCAGGCTCATCTCGCAGCAGCGCGTGCCATCGGCGGGATCAGGGTCGGCTTGAATGTCAGCGAGAGTGGCCATGACGTGGTCCAGCGCTCGCCCTGCCACGCGACCGTCTGCTAGGTACTCGCGCAGGATCTCTTCGACACTGGGGAGGTCGTCGGCAGTCGTGGTCCTGTCCATGATCTGCTTTTCGGCCCCTGGCCGGCATTCGTCGATCCCCACGATCGTCGCCTTGGGCAGCATCTCGGAGAGAGTCTCCGAGAGTCCGAGTACGGGGCTGTCGGCATGGACGCTGACTTTCACCCACGCATCGCCGACTCGACTCGCATCCGCCCTAATCTGATCCAACGTTCCGGCGAGCCTCACCAGGCGGCGGCCGGACTCCAGTGCCACGAGCTCGATTCGAGGTTCCCGTCCAGGCGCGATCTCAGCGAGAACCACGCTCTTAGTGTCCCTTATCTCACCGAAGTCCATCTGAAGCGGACTGCCCGCGTAGTGCGCGCTGAAGCCGACCCCGTCGATTCGTTGTGGCTTATGGATATGACCGAGCGCGCCATAGTCGACCTCCGGCAGCCCCATTGCACTCGAAGCGAAGTCCGGCCCAATGGAGATCTTCCGCTCGGAATGCGACGGCGTCGCACCCTCAACGAACAGGTGCGCGGCGTACACCAGCACATCCCGAGGACCACGGTCGCGAGCGAGGCAACGGTAGACGTCGGCCTGCACGGCCCGCATCCGTTCGGCGTAGGTCGCGGTCGCCGTCGCTGGGTCAGAGAAGTCGTAGGCGAACCGGTTAGGGTGCAGATACGGCAGCCCACCCACCCGAACCGTCAATTCTCCTTGCGCTGCTGGATACTCGGCGACCAGCAGGCCGCCGGGACGAGCGTCGGTCGCGAATCGCACCCTGGATTCCGTGCATGTACGGGCGCCCAGGTCGCTGATCATGAACTCCAGGAACGACAGCACGTGCCGGGTGTCGTGGTTGCCCGCGACGACTACCACGGGTGCGATGTCGCCAAGCCGTCGAAGTGCCAGCGCGGCACGGCGCATGTCGTCCAAACTGGGTCGATGACCGTCGAATAGGTCACCGCTGTGAACGATCAAGTCAGGAGCGAAATCAGCTGCGATACTCCCGATCTCATTCAGTACGGCGTCGAACTCTGCGTCGCGTCGATGACGTCCGATTTGGCGCCCCAAATGCCAATCGGAGGTGTGGAACACGCGTGCTGTCACGGGGTTCTCCGAAGAAGGTAACGGGCGGGCATCCCATGCGCCGCCGCGGTCGAGTGGAGTCGAGCGACACCGAGACTACACCACACTCGGGAGAATGTCGGGAAAAAGTCTGGAACTCTGGTAGTCTCCAAAGCTATGAGCAACCCGCTGGACGAGTTGGACAAGAGCATCGCCGAGCTGCGGCGCGCGATCCGCGATGCATCCGCCGCCGGCGACACGGAGCGGGTCGGCGAACTCCGAGCGCAACTTCGCCGAACAGAACGTGCGTGGGATGCACTGCTGGAGACCGACGAACCGGCCCAGTCGGCCACCATGCCGGGCCAGCCGACATCGGCCGAACCCCCATCAACGACGCTACCTGCTCGCGAGCACGTACAGCGAGCGTTGGTGCTCCTCCAGACACCCGCCGCGCCGAAGCTCATCGTCGACGTCCACGACGCGTTCTTCCCTGGAGACCTGACGACAGCCAAACTGTCGAGTCTTCGCCGCGACGAAGAGCGGTCCTACCGTGCTGCTCCCGGCGCTCGCCCCTACTACCTGTGCCCGGCACTCAACCACGAGCTTCTGTCGCCGGCCAGAGCATTGCTCACGATCAGCACCTGGTCGCTCGAGCAACGCATCGTCGGCCCACTCTCGCCGCGGGTGAACTTTCTTACCGGCGCGATTCGAATCGCCGAGGCAATTCGTGGGATGCGAACAGCTGGTTCGGAACCCACGCCCGCCGCGATGCGCTTGCTGTGGCGGTTCGCGACCAACATCCCCGACGCGATGCCGCCGGAGGCGAGCCTCGTCGTCAAGGATCTGGACCAGGTGATCGACGCGGCCCTCACCGAACTGGAAGTTCACTCAGACGCCGATCACGCGGCCAGAACCGCGTCCGCGCGACGCGCACGAAAGCAACTGAACGACGACCAGCAACTGTTCGGCGCACCGCTGCGACAGGCCCGGCTCGAGCAAGCCGACTCCTGACACAGGAACAACCCTGATAGACCCTTCTGCCCCTTCTCCTCAAGGAACAACACTGCCGTGAAGGTAGCTCCTGACAGCCGTTTGGACGCGTTGCGTG
Encoded here:
- a CDS encoding exonuclease SbcCD subunit D C-terminal domain-containing protein, whose protein sequence is MTARVFHTSDWHLGRQIGRHRRDAEFDAVLNEIGSIAADFAPDLIVHSGDLFDGHRPSLDDMRRAALALRRLGDIAPVVVVAGNHDTRHVLSFLEFMISDLGARTCTESRVRFATDARPGGLLVAEYPAAQGELTVRVGGLPYLHPNRFAYDFSDPATATATYAERMRAVQADVYRCLARDRGPRDVLVYAAHLFVEGATPSHSERKISIGPDFASSAMGLPEVDYGALGHIHKPQRIDGVGFSAHYAGSPLQMDFGEIRDTKSVVLAEIAPGREPRIELVALESGRRLVRLAGTLDQIRADASRVGDAWVKVSVHADSPVLGLSETLSEMLPKATIVGIDECRPGAEKQIMDRTTTADDLPSVEEILREYLADGRVAGRALDHVMATLADIQADPDPADGTRCCEMSLLAAAIDGHTPENIDRAGVLTTGHTTDSEALR
- a CDS encoding SMC family ATPase; translation: MKPVTLSMKGFRSYPESATIDFAGKGLTAVLGDTGAGKSSILEGVTFALFNKSSWDGRETKPLIADKASVGSVELTFIHGGVRWRVHRTIHATNPNAGRHHLKNLDTGEEVDGATAVTKRIEGILQLGYDTFLRVGLLPQGKFDQLLTSKASERKRHLRELFGAESLVKVQETARDRATDLAKLLATATEKRKGMWPDPAQTAAEYGSKASVAEALADQLDTTIGTISALQETVSAARAAAIAARTATDNLAEGIVHEAIPTLDKLGPIAERIGQQRASLDESAAEIDTREQSLVDQIRLREQAGEGLSSLGNAEGILARLVERAEGHRQERRSLDDRTTSLAEESSQIAADEAELNKRSEKTQPLIDAADTAAAVGDDVRSRANELRMKVREALEAAFHVAETTNARQEANDELARANKLFADLTQELVAAKDAVTLAEARKSALELQNRAALIAADIHPGDDCPVCHQQVPDPFEAGGTATSDEIRKVQTALGKATALREKISDDIADAKAAVASAERTVSISAKKHRDAELEAQRSADASCTQLNEFAAAAGEVGGHFDAAASWATLTAALQLAVLPSDSAPDKTATNPIIEAIATCETAVAADVNLQRGRASQATIGIDADRKALVDRQKAHISRVDEVQQAEARENAAVALTAAEINGLPVGSRNMLPSEVIDITAESVHEATAAVAASKAEMESLTESLERVRREAADVLNQQRRLDQEANQLLDNPLSDLRNALGNWARALGRAVDYLEDGDCLIPDAPKGRGIGDAREFVDRLNDATAAANSKLTGASAAHTLVANNAIASIKVEVEKLPDIPEIAETVDWTTSQAVRPLIVAMANARKDAERLRAAQGEATAQVQQAADLDFAIAAGQARHAALEVLKKELVDAKFLGHLTTLNTKTLLGIASSLLGKLTEDQFGFAPNCDIVSRGSQVAHSANRLSGGEKFLASLALALALAELHSLSGPRLGSLFLDEGFATLDTEALHSALEVLRAQTGEDRMVMVISHLHAVAEAVDDVLWVERPTGGSSTARWLTVDERDALINADLASGLQSLT